The Trichomycterus rosablanca isolate fTriRos1 chromosome 15, fTriRos1.hap1, whole genome shotgun sequence genome contains a region encoding:
- the LOC134329574 gene encoding stonustoxin subunit beta-like, with translation MEPKVIEMAALGRTLHPGMLYDCRSDSFIPGVTLWDKASLDKDVDVRRQPKTDLKFLASDSVREKASLMDVSASLKASFLGGLIEVGGSARFMDDKKSSARQSRVTMYYGQTTKFAQLTMTQLGKVTYPEVFDDQTATHVVTAVLYGGQAFMVFDLTAASNENRQEIQGNLNVMVKKIPSFSVGGSGALKMTDQEKQMANSINCTFYGDYEIDTNPTTYMEALQLYQKLPSILKQKENDAVPVKVWLYPLARLDSKAARLEREISDTLISKSEALLEKIGEADIMCNDLIANTTANDYTDVRQRLKTFQESLRLYKGMILKALSKLIPLIRGGKETEQALANLLTIHDKSPFTENTVSTWLENSQSELILLNTYSQQLSGIQIMKSSSSLTNVLIDLTVDTVLCFTFTSLKNADPYLSTVNEFLKPDEFEKLSPVPNSSADDIQFWFSNYDTAARMKENLLLFKSFYELNKNKKQIKFIIASVLDTSNPGTSIRLYKKGKLVDSKFKPVSKPPALQVEFQDKNVILKLQNSPTGSTLRYRVEYRTTQDTGADPEGWKVIETTDAPATYTLTGLKVTNQYWVRHRAFDDVGMSEASDAVNFSFRGKLNVVPQPGPAQVIAIPGGLKEGMALYFQGDAPDDGEQVTMNHKLGRKDKDDIAFHLKPTYNVSVTYNSRRKGTWDTKEETQGCSIYKGSAFDVFTVFKPEGFEVYINGQFSFLFKHHMSVESVTYIEIIGDVVMNTVGLVPNWSKSTFAKELSGGASRKLSSDIQSDINYPVCNPVIVNGMYYCKFNHRVPVEKVTTLNVLNVFMNHFGIIEINAAIPDHI, from the exons ATGGAACCCAAAGTCATTGAGATGGCAGCTCTTGGAAGGACCCTGCATCCTGGCATGTTGTATGACTGCCGCAGTGATTCATTTATTCCAG GAGTTACTCTATGGGATAAAGCATCATTAGATAAAGATGTAGATGTTCGCCGACAGCCTAAGACCGATCTGAAATTTCTCGCTTCTGACTCTGTTCGTGAGAAGGCCAGTCTAATGGATGTGAGCGCCTCTCTTAAGGCCAGCTTCCTGGGTGGTTTGATTGAAGTTGGTGGCTCAGCCAGATTTATGGATGACAAAAAGTCTTCAGCACGTCAGTCCCGGGTTACTATGTACTATGGTCAAACTACGAAATTCGCACAACTTACTATGACCCAGCTGGGCAAAGTTACTTACCCAGAGGTGTTTGATGACCAGACGGCAACTCATGTTGTCACAGCTGTACTGTATGGAGGTCAAGCTTTCATGGTATTTGATCTAACAGCTGCATCAAATGAAAACAGACAAGAAATTCAAGGAAACCTGAACGTAATGGTCAAAAAGATTCCATCATTTTCTGTTGGGGGAAGTGGAGCATTAAAGATGACAGATCAAGAAAAACAAATGGCTAATAGTATAAACTGCACTTTTTATGGTGATTATGAGATTGACACAAATCCCACCACATACATGGAAGCACTGCAGCTGTACCAGAAATTACCTTCTATTTTAAAGCAAAAAGAAAATGATGCTGTACCAGTAAAAGTCTGGCTCTATCCTCTTGCACGTTTGGATAGTAAAGCAGCTAGGCTGGAGAGAGAAATTAGTGACACACTGATTTCTAAATCAGAAGCTTTACTGGAGAAGATTGGAGAGGCAGATATAATGTGCAATGACTTAATTGCAAATACAACAGCCAATGATTACACAGATGTGAGACAAAGGCTGAAGACATTTCAGGAGTCACTTAGGCTTTACAAGGGAATGATTCTAAAAGCCCTCAGCAAACTTATTCCTTTGATTCGGGGAGGGAAGGAGACAGAACAGGCTCTAGCAAACCTTCTAACCATCCATGACAAGTCACCGTTTACAGAAAACACAGTCAGTACATGGTTAGAGAACAGTCAGAGTGAACTAATTCTGCTGAATACCTATAGCCAGCAACTGAGTGGCATTCAAATTATGAAATCTTCAAGCTCTTTGACCAACGTTCTTATTGATCTTACTGTTGACACTGTGCTatgctttacttttacttctctAAAGAATGCAGATCCATATCTGTCCACAGTGAATGAATTCCTGAAACCGGATGAGTTTGAAAAATTGTCTCCAGTTCCAAATTCAAGTGCTGATGACATTCAGTTCTGGTTCAGCAATTATGACACAGCTGCAAGGATGAAAGAAAATCTTCttctttttaaaagcttttatgagttaaataagaataagaagCAAATCAAGTTTATCATTGCCTCAGTTTTAGACACCTCTAACCCTGGAACCTCTATACGCTTATACAAAAAAGGAAAACTGGTAGACAGCAAGTTTAAACCTGTGTCCAAACCTCCTGCACTTCAAGTAGAGTTCCAAGACAAAAATGTGATCCTTAAGCTTCAGAATTCCCCAACTGGATCAACATTGCGTTACAGAGTGGAGTACAGGACAACACAAGATACAGGAGCTGACCCTGAAGGATGGAAAGTCATAGAAACTACAGATGCTCCAGCAACATACACTTTGACTGGATTGAAAGTAACAAACCAGTACTGGGTCCGGCACAGAGCTTTTGATGATGTGGGAATGAGTGAAGCAAGTGATGCAGTAAACTTCTCTTTCAGAGGGAAGCTCAATGTTGTTCCACAGCCAGGG CCCGCACAAGTGATTGCAATTCCTGGAGGTCTCAAAGAAGGAATGGCTTTGTACTTTCAAGGGGATGCTCCTGACGATGGAGAACA agttaCAATGAATCATAAACTTGGACGGAAGGATAAAGATGACATCGCTTTTCACTTAAAGCCCACTTATAATGTTTCAGTGACATATAATAGTAGAAGAAAAGGGACGTGGGACACAAAAGAAGAGACACAAGGGTGTTCTATATACAAGGGATCTGCATTTGATgtctttactgtgtttaaaccaGAAGGCTTTGAG GTTTATATAAATGGACAGTTTAGTTTCCTTTTTAAGCACCACATGTCAGTGGAGAGCGTGACTTACATTGAGATTATTGGAGATGTCGTAATGAACACCGTTGGTCTTGTTCCA AACTGGAGCAAATCTACTTTTGCTAAGGAACTTAGCGGTGGCGCCTCCCGCAAGCTCTCTTCTGACATTCAGTCTGATATAAACTATCCAGTTTGCAACCCA GTAATTGTGAATGGCATGTATTATTGTAAGTTTAACCATCGCGTACCAGTGGAAAAAGTGACTACACTTAACGTCCTTAATGTCTTCATGAACCACTTTGGCATCATTGAG ATAAATGCAGCCATTCCAGACCATATTTAA
- the LOC134329575 gene encoding LOW QUALITY PROTEIN: stonustoxin subunit beta-like (The sequence of the model RefSeq protein was modified relative to this genomic sequence to represent the inferred CDS: inserted 4 bases in 3 codons; substituted 1 base at 1 genomic stop codon), producing MEPKVIEMAALGRTLHPGMLYDCRSDSFIPGVTLWDKASXDKDLDEHRQPKTDLKFLASDXEKASLMDVSTSLASFXGLIEVGGSARFMDNKKSSARQSRVTMYYGQTTKFAQLTMTQLGKVTYPAVFDDQTATHVVTAVLYGGQAFMIFDLTAASIENRQQIEXNVMVKKIPSFSVGGSGALKMTDHEKQMANSINCTFYGDYEIDTNPTTYMEALQLYQKLPSILKQKENDAVPIKVWLYPRLDNKAARLEREIGDTLISKSEALIEKIGEADVMCNYLIANATANDYTDVRQRLKTFQESLRLYKGMFLKALCKLLPVIRGGKETEQALANLLTIHDKSPFTENTVSTWLENSQSELILLNTYSQQLSDIQIMKSSSSLTNALIDPTVDTVLCFTFTSLKNADPYLSTVNEFLKPDEFEKIFSNSKV from the exons gtGTTACTCTATGGGATAAAGCATCATAAGATAAAGATCTGGATGAGCATCGACAGCCTAAGACTGATCTAAAATTCCTTGCTTCTG GTGAGAAGGCCAGCCTGATGGATGTGAGCACCTCCCTGGCCAGCT CTGGTTTGATTGAAGTTGGTGGCTCAGCCAGATTTATGGATAACAAAAAGTCTTCAGCACGTCAGTCCCGGGTTACTATGTACTATGGTCAGACTACGAAATTCGCACAACTTACCATGACCCAGCTGGGCAAAGTTACTTACCCTGCAGTGTTTGATGACCAGACGGCAACTCATGTTGTTACAGCTGTACTGTATGGAGGTCAAGCTTTCATGATATTTGATCTAACAGCTGCATCGATTGAAAACAGACAACAAATTGA GAACGTAATGGTCAAAAAGATTCCATCATTTTCTGTTGGGGGAAGTGGAGCATTAAAGATGACAGATCATGAAAAACAAATGGCTAATAGTATAAACTGCACTTTTTATGGTGATTATGAGATTGACACAAATCCCACCACGTACATGGAAGCACTGCAGCTGTACCAGAAATTACCTTCTATTTTAAAGCAAAAAGAAAACGATGCTGTACCAATAAAAGTGTGGCTCTATCCTCGTTTGGATAATAAAGCAGCTAGGCTGGAGAGAGAAATTGGTGATACACTGATCTCTAAATCAGAAGCTTTAATAGAGAAGATTGGAGAGGCAGATGTAATGTGCAATTACTTAATTGCAAATGCAACAGCCAATGATTACACAGATGTGAGACAAAGACTGAAGACATTTCAGGAATCACTTAGGCTCTACAAGGGAATGTTTCTAAAAGCTCTCTGCAAGCTTCTTCCTGTGATTCGGGGAGGAAAGGAGACAGAACAGGCTCTAGCAAACCTCCTAACCATCCATGACAAGTCACCGTTTACAGAAAACACAGTCAGTACATGGTTAGAGAACAGTCAGAGTGAACTAATTCTGCTAAATACCTATAGCCAGCAACTGAGTGACATTCAAATTATGAAATCGTCAAGCTCTTTGACCAACGCTCTTATTGATCCTACTGTTGACACTGTGCTatgctttacttttacttctctAAAGAACGCAGATCCATATCTGTCCACAGTGAATGAATTCCTGAAACCGGATGAGTTTGAAAAAATTTTCTCCAATTCCAAAGTCTAG